In a single window of the Rhopalosiphum padi isolate XX-2018 chromosome 1, ASM2088224v1, whole genome shotgun sequence genome:
- the LOC132918406 gene encoding uncharacterized protein LOC132918406, whose translation MKHHIIFMFIQLLLTIIIISVSVAQKKILQAPLLGPFQLNFKQVFNCNPTKKNKIQHNVYIGHKGNNTSLLLGNSTLEIPLDDSLFLEMKMALKDASGNWRENAFTQKTPKACSSFKNVMGKNWPTFIHGIGFKNIDCPILPGTYIAPGFDLSLFMDTNFPKVFIYGTYKLHMFYSRRNEIFGCIVCIMEFKRP comes from the exons AtgaaacatcatattatttttatgtttatacagcTGCTactcacaattattattatatcggtatcggttgcacaaaaaaaaattcttcaagCTCCTCTACTT ggACCTTTCCAATTAAACTTCAAACAAGTTTTTAATTGCAAtcctacgaaaaaaaataaaatccaacaTAACGTGTATATTGGTCACAAGGGCAATAATACATCATTACTCCTTGGAAATTCTACTCTCGAAATACCTCTTGACGACAGTTTATTC ttggaaATGAAAATGGCTCTCAAAGATGCATCTGGAAATTGGAGAGAAAATGCGTTTACACAGAAGACACCAAAGGCTTGTTCatcgtttaaaaatgtaatgggaAAGAATTGGCCAACATTCATACATGGtattggatttaaaaatatcgattgtCCTATACTTCCG ggTACATATATAGCTCCAGGTTTTGATTTGTCACTTTTCATGGATACAAATTTCCCGAAAGTATTTATATATGGGACATACAAATTGCATATGTTTTATTCACGTAGAAATGAGATTTTTGGCTGTATAGTTTGCATCATGGAATTTAAGCGtccttga
- the LOC132926864 gene encoding uncharacterized protein LOC132926864, whose protein sequence is MKNYICFMFIQLTFTVNLESAKSPDVKIYSTSPIGPYHVVFKDIYSCNPMKNSKIQISWYLSHKGNKTIILGNSTGVIPFDDTLFLDIKLALKDAFGKWRENSFMQKWPRACSTFKQIMGNAWPVFSKALGLINTNCPIPPGFYTASGVDTSIFKNSNLPKTFLYGTYKFYIYFSRKNEIFACQVFILELKRP, encoded by the exons atgaaaaattatatttgttttatgttcaTACAACTTACATTCACAGTTAATTTGGAATCTGCCAAGTCCCccgatgtaaaaatatattcaacttcTCCAATT GGTCCGTACCACGTGGTCTTCAAAGATATTTATAGTTGCAATCCTATGAAGAATAGTAAAATCCAGATAAGCTGGTATCTAAGTCACAAGggcaataaaacaataattcttGGAAATTCAACCGGTGTTATTCCATTTGATGACACTTTATTT ttggATATTAAATTGGCTCTCAAAGATGCTTTCGGAAAATGGAGAGAAAATTCGTTTATGCAGAAATGGCCAAGAGCATGTTCAACTTTCAAACAAATAATGGGAAATGCGTGGCCTGTATTTTCGAAAGCCTTAGGACTTATTAATACCAATTGTCCTATACCTCcg GGTTTTTACACAGCTTCGGGGGTGGATACTTCAATATTCAAGAACTCCAATTtaccaaaaacatttttgtatgggacatacaaattttacatttatttttcacgaAAGAATGAAATATTCGCATGTCAAGTTTTCATCTTAGAACTTAAACGGCCTTGA